Proteins found in one Acidimicrobiales bacterium genomic segment:
- a CDS encoding universal stress protein — MGTSEPDRPTIVAGIDGSPPSVAALEWAARQADLTGSALVVVAAWHLPSTYVAAGITDDYDPAAEMQTVLDHSLHAIQQRHRMLRTTGQAIEGYPGPALVDASRDADLLVVGSRGHGEFTDILLGSVGMHCATHAHCPVLVYRSKRDKPVR; from the coding sequence ATGGGCACAAGCGAACCCGATAGGCCGACGATCGTTGCGGGCATAGACGGCTCGCCCCCCTCGGTCGCCGCACTGGAGTGGGCCGCACGGCAAGCAGACCTGACCGGATCCGCTCTGGTCGTCGTAGCGGCCTGGCACTTGCCGAGCACCTACGTCGCCGCAGGAATCACCGACGACTACGACCCCGCCGCGGAGATGCAAACCGTTCTTGACCACTCACTGCACGCGATCCAGCAGCGTCACCGAATGCTCCGGACCACCGGTCAGGCGATCGAGGGTTACCCCGGGCCCGCCCTGGTCGACGCCTCCCGTGACGCCGACCTCCTAGTCGTGGGAAGCCGCGGCCACGGGGAGTTCACGGATATCCTCCTCGGATCAGTCGGTATGCACTGCGCCACGCACGCCCACTGTCCGGTGCTCGTCTACCGCTCCAAGCGCGACAAGCCGGTGCGATGA